The DNA region TATTGTTGCTCGAAGAGACACGTTGTTGGCAGTAAAGGAAAACCAAAATCTTTCTACGTTCCTGAAGATTGTAAAAACGGCAAACAAAAAAACTGCCGAAATTGGTGACGTTGTTACATATCAAGTACAAATCAGTAATACCAGTCCGCAATTTGTAAAAACGATCGGTGTCTACGATCTGTTGCCATATGCATTCCAGTATGTAAAGAATTCGGCACGATTTAACGGGAAGGCGATTGAGCCAACAATAAATCCGACAATTAACCAATTGAAATGGAATGTGCCCGATACAATACTAACGTCCAAACATGCAACATTAGTCTATCAGCTTGCTGTTGGAGCTGATGCGTTAGAAAGTGAAGGAGTCAATACGGCATATGCGAGTGCCCTTGCCGGTCTCGGAACATTGCTTGTCTCAGATAAATCACAATGGCAGGTTACTGTACGGCCTGGTGTGTTTACGGAAAAAGGCTTAATCATTGGGAAAGTATTTTATGATGATAATAGAAATACATTTCAAGATGAGGGAGAAAATGGTGAGAAGGGGATTGAAATATGGATGGAGGACGGAACCAGAATCATCACTGGAGATGATGGAAAATTCTCATTACCAGAGGTGAAACCCGGACAACATGTTATGCGTGTGAATGAAATTACACTCCCGAAAAAAACAGAATTGCTTATTGGTAATAATTCTTTTGCCAAAGATCCCACATCAAGATTCGTGAGAGTTACCGAAGGAGGAATTGCCAAAGCAAACTTCTATCTGAAACGAAATGTGGCAGATTCTCTTGTCCAAACCTTATCAAAAGTCAATAAGCTCATCGCCGTTCGGCAATTGAAACCGAAGTATTTGTATGAAGATACGTTGCGAAAACTGAAAGTTGATACTGTTCAAATGTATGTCTCCTTTACGTATTCGGGAAATAAGCCGGTCGCATCGATTGAGATTATTGATCAACTATCAGATCGGCTACATATTGTCCCCAATAGTTTTACATATAATGGCAGGACAATTAATCCAATGGTTGGCGATAATATCATCAATTTCAAACTTGGACGAGCGAGAGATGTTTTCAGTGGAGTGGTTAGTTATAAGGTAGTTGCAACGGATCTCTCTCATACCGGAATGCTTCTCCCGTCGACATCAATGATAAAAGTAACATCGATGGATAGTATTGTTGTTGAGAGTAATAAGATCTATGTCGAAAACGTTATCCGCGATACTACCAAAAATAGAATTGAAACTTCCGAGATCATGATCAGCTCAAACAATCCAAGAATATCGAATCA from Vicinamibacterales bacterium includes:
- a CDS encoding DUF11 domain-containing protein, with amino-acid sequence IVARRDTLLAVKENQNLSTFLKIVKTANKKTAEIGDVVTYQVQISNTSPQFVKTIGVYDLLPYAFQYVKNSARFNGKAIEPTINPTINQLKWNVPDTILTSKHATLVYQLAVGADALESEGVNTAYASALAGLGTLLVSDKSQWQVTVRPGVFTEKGLIIGKVFYDDNRNTFQDEGENGEKGIEIWMEDGTRIITGDDGKFSLPEVKPGQHVMRVNEITLPKKTELLIGNNSFAKDPTSRFVRVTEGGIAKANFYLKRNVADSLVQTLSKVNKLIAVRQLKPKYLYEDTLRKLKVDTVQMYVSFTYSGNKPVASIEIIDQLSDRLHIVPNSFTYNGRTINPMVGDNIINFKLGRARDVFSGVVSYKVVATDLSHTGMLLPSTSMIKVTSMDSIVVESNKIYVENVIRDTTKNRIETSEIMISSNNPRISNHLSDSISITAGDAVFFKTSLYIDPKKKIKTVKLLDSLESAFIINERSFTVNGVPLSS